Genomic DNA from Niabella ginsenosidivorans:
ATCCCCGATCTTTTTCAGGATGGTGAACCGCAGCACATTATCAATGCCGCCTACAACAACCAGGCAATAAAGCGTCAGCCATATACCGTTGGCTATATGCCCCGTGGCAAACTGCACAATACATATAGGTATCCAGACGATCATAGTTCCAACTGCAGGCACCATGGAAGCCGCTCCTGTTATCAGCCCCCACATCACAAAATTATCAACACCAAAGATCCAGTATCCCAGCACCGCCACAAGGCCCTGGCACAATGCCAGAATGGGTATACCAAGGGCGTTGGAGCGTACCATCATTTTTGTTTCTTCCCAAAGGGTATGTGTATTTTCATCGCTGAAAGGAATAAACAGGCGTACCCGTTTTTCCATTCCACGGGAATTGACCTGCATAAAGTAAAGAATGAACAGGGCAGTAAAAATATTCACAAATATTTCCGCTACGGAGTTCAAGATCCCCGGAAAATAAGCCGTTATTTTTCCAAGCGTGCGCATAACTGCCTCCTCAGAAAGGTTGATGCGGTTCAGCACCGGTTTGCTGGCTATAAAAGCTTTTACTGCATTGTATTTTTCAATAATGATCTGTTTATTGGCAAGCAGGCTGCTGATCTGCGGGATCATTACTTCAATGATCAGCCAGAGAGGAAGGGCAATAACAATAAGGGTAACCACCATTAAAAAAATACTCGCCAGCGATTTCTTCCATCTTCTTTTTTCTGTAAGT
This window encodes:
- a CDS encoding AI-2E family transporter is translated as MSYKKIDDNILRQIVLILLIGIIGFMIFFNLRYFTPGVLGAITLYILFRNTYFRLTEKRRWKKSLASIFLMVVTLIVIALPLWLIIEVMIPQISSLLANKQIIIEKYNAVKAFIASKPVLNRINLSEEAVMRTLGKITAYFPGILNSVAEIFVNIFTALFILYFMQVNSRGMEKRVRLFIPFSDENTHTLWEETKMMVRSNALGIPILALCQGLVAVLGYWIFGVDNFVMWGLITGAASMVPAVGTMIVWIPICIVQFATGHIANGIWLTLYCLVVVGGIDNVLRFTILKKIGDIHPLITVFGVILGLKLFGIMGLIFGPLFMSYFILLIQVYRIEFGRRSEARAARTEMEEHQAEAKEKGLP